One window from the genome of Microbacterium sulfonylureivorans encodes:
- the ilvN gene encoding acetolactate synthase small subunit — translation MTTHVLSLLVEDKPGLLTRVAGLFARRGFNIESLAVGVTEVPGLSRITVVVDVDELPLEQVTKQLNKLVNVIKIVELDMASSVQREHMLVKVRADNQTRSNVLEVVSLFRGSIVDYATDALVVEVTGDKGKVEAFLRALEPFGIKELAQSGLLAIGRGGKSITERVLRG, via the coding sequence ATGACCACTCACGTGCTGAGCCTCCTCGTCGAGGACAAGCCGGGTCTGCTGACCCGTGTCGCCGGGCTCTTCGCCCGCCGCGGCTTCAACATCGAATCGCTCGCGGTGGGCGTCACCGAGGTCCCCGGGCTCTCGCGCATCACCGTCGTCGTCGACGTCGACGAACTGCCGCTCGAGCAGGTGACGAAGCAGCTCAACAAGCTCGTCAACGTCATCAAGATCGTCGAGCTCGACATGGCCTCGTCGGTGCAGCGCGAGCACATGCTCGTCAAGGTCCGCGCCGACAACCAGACCCGCTCGAACGTGCTGGAGGTCGTGAGCCTCTTCCGCGGCTCGATCGTCGACTACGCCACCGACGCCCTCGTCGTCGAGGTGACGGGCGACAAGGGCAAGGTCGAGGCCTTCCTGCGCGCTCTCGAGCCGTTCGGCATCAAGGAGCTCGCGCAGTCCGGCCTGCTCGCCATCGGCCGCGGCGGCAAGAGCATCACCGAGCGCGTCCTGCGCGGCTGA